The Parambassis ranga chromosome 1, fParRan2.1, whole genome shotgun sequence genome includes a region encoding these proteins:
- the marf1 gene encoding meiosis regulator and mRNA stability factor 1 isoform X2 has translation MDGLEKERSLCSSRPFPWLSPRTEASTLLWKLKDCFSSDETTSPHQTQTESNHMDNRKAVLDLKDVPPPLPPHHASSSHSAQPFSLAPLPLPPPCLPPPPQLTQDSHQQQSSPPPPPQQQHQKGASPKVSICTHCDYCSAASYRSLGGSGVVGSSSSVAGVVSLYMTPDSLGAPSSTSRHGPYSVASSVHQFNHNISCGTGREVYNPLLNLGCKPQLPSSVATSQPLSSHPYLPCCSGLLHTYPAAPLACSQSSPFPSSAPLASSLPSVSNLPAPLHGSCLTSSGFYTCGVDCTPSSRRPQRSILGDHPSTSTITTTTTSAHFCSNPMHLNVERTVCVKGAHFCQECLLKPMNGLTSETDKVWPNVPIPPTAPIPVPVCNGCGTSSDGMAPKSTSLSKSGQKYGSPESSGPENIPPVGVFWDIENCSVPTGRSAGAVVKRIRSRFFQGHREAEFICVCDISKESKAVIQELNNCQVTVAHINATAKNAADDKLRQSLRRFAETHTAPATVVLVSSDVNFASELSDLRYRHGFQVILVHGSHVSSALLQHAHHHVPFQEMTADLPPRVLGKAQPRSPRRPRRASRPCHTPGPVPERPYSPRRGCSGPPGGAPAKPHQEVGSLEVKPKLGIHYLEKGRTASSSPHSNGEAGTLEQLSKPGLTGESIYRRRREGSNPRSAIESPVEHGDRSSGEFQISTPSAFSKLNLQRSFSPLILSQGSWSSRSASPCLSSRSSPLLATPRSPCPEGPPEPYSEGAEVQVANLDYRMSRKDLQQTLHDTFSRYGRVKAVELSPHTDYQLKATVQMLSLQQAISAVSGLHRYKIGGKRIQVSLSTGGSSKSLALLSTEIICILQDAPANCLPLFKFTEIYEKKYSRKLVIGDVYRLPEVVAVREQGGSRLVCLLPNNQIRQSPLGSSQSQEGSSASGSPVVFEELEYHEPVCRQHYSQQDFSEADFDPDSYKIPFVVMSLSTLASEVHSLLQSHEGTLPLLSFPDCYAAKFSPLQLGNETLEGGVPLEHLITCVPSITIVTAQNGFKVIKWIHNKPPAPNSEPWVQRCKSPVGNPQLIQFSREIIDLLKNQPSCIMPISKFIPSYHHHFAKQCRVSDYGFSKLLELLEAVPHVLQILGMGTKRLLTLTHRAQVKRFTQDLLKLLKFQASKQVAIKDFMQAYHWCFSRDWRVVDYGTCDLMDLLAEIPDTTITITHQATDTVISVPKRERTVEEMERTKQFGKEVVDLLRHQPHCRMPFSKFIPTYHHHFGRQCKLSYYGFTKLMELFEAIPEVLMVLECGEEKVLTLTEVERIKALAAQLVKLLRAQKNSSLPVSELLTEYSKTFGYGLRLQDYDASSLPALLTKLCHVVKVVDGSEGREVQLINRKSLRSLTSQLLALLMSQEDDQVTSGLKVEELSQHYHTVHRAVLNPCEYGFLSLSELLKSLPYLVELYHEESDENSNTTSPYGEEWVRLTRLYQFARNIRGLLHTYHYNQIFLTEFQGAYSKFSGCSLEPRSYGYTSIDELLSAIPQVVWIKGHGHKRIIVLKNDMKAKASCSVPSSPQPGTTESPRDSPISTATSGAQSPVVDASAESELLCLTSPVDLLCGPVPSCLPSPQLHPDPVSLKDADLIHFEERTPPPLPPIESAEPEVAAADSTAHPPEQPDSAATHTPAAPDVKPPLTTESPNRRASRSRFRLAANFSFTAGL, from the exons ATGGACGGACTGGAGAAGGAGAGATCCCTGTGCAGCTCTAGACCTTTTCCATGGCTCAGTCCCAGAACAGAGGCCTCCACCCTGCTGTGGAAACTCAAAGACTGCTTCTCCTCCGATGAAACCACCTCCCCccatcaaacacagacagaa aGCAATCACATGGACAACAGAAAGGCTGTGCTGGACCTAAAAGatgtccctcctcctcttcctccacaccaTGCTTCCTCCTCCCATTCAGCCCAGCCCTTCTCTCTGgcccctctccctctgcctcctccatgcTTGCCTCCACCTCCCCAGCTTACACAAGACTCACACCAGCAACagtcatcaccaccaccaccacctcagcagcagcatcaaaagGGTGCTAGCCCCAAAGTAAGCATTTGCACCCATTGTGATTACTGCAGCGCAGCTAGCTACAGATCTTTAGGTGGCAGTGGTGTTGTTGGTAGCAGTAGCAGCGTTGCTGGCGTTGTCTCGCTTTATATGACTCCAGACTCTCTCGGAGCACCCAGCAGCACTAGCAGGCACGGGCCTTACTCTGTGGCATCATCTGTACACCAGTTTAACCATAACATAAGCTGTGGCACTGGAAGGGAAGTTTACAACCCTTTGCTAAATCTTGGTTGCAAACCACAGCTGCCCTCATCTGTTGCTACCTCTCAGCCTCTTTCATCACACCCCTACCTGCCCTGCTGCTCAGGGCTTCTCCACACCTACCCAGCTGCCCCTCTGGCATGCAGTCAGTCCAGTCCATTTCCCTCTTCAGCACCTCTGGCTTCTTCTCTCCCCTCTGTTTCTAATCTACCTGCACCCTTGCATGGCTCTTGCCTGACCTCCTCTGGCTTTTACACCTGTGGTGTGGACTGCACTCCATCATCCAGAAGACCCCAGAGAAGTATACTTGGTGATCACCCATCCACCTCCACCATTACTACTACAACCACCTCAGCACACTTCTGCTCTAATCCTATGCACCTAAATGTAGAACGCACAGTTTGTGTGAAGGGGGCGCACTTCTGCCAGGAGTGCTTGTTGAAG CCCATGAATGGTTTGACTTCAGAGACGGACAAGGTATGGCCAAATGTTCCTATTCCTCCGACTGCACCCATCCCTGTCCCTGTCTGTAATGGCTGTGGTACTTCCTCTGATGGCATGGCACCCAAGTCAACCAGCCTCAGCAAGTCTGGCCAGAAGTATG GTTCTCCAGAGAGTAGCGGCCCTGAAAACATCCCCCCTGTGGGCGTCTTTTGGGACATTGAGAACTGCAGTGTGCCCACTGGACGCTCTGCTGGAGCTGTGGTCAAACGTATCCGCAGCCGTTTCTTCCAGGGCCACCGTGAAGCGGAATTTATTTGTGTCTGTGACATCAGCAAGGAGAGTAAAGCTGTCATCCAAGAGCTCAACAACTGCCAG GTTACTGTTGCACATATCAATGCCACAGCCAAGAATGCTGCTGATGACAAGCTTCGCCAGAGCCTGAGGCGCTTTGCAGAGACCCACACAGCACCTGCAACCGTTGTGCTAGTATCTT CGGATGTGAATTTCGCGAGTGAGTTGAGTGACCTGCGCTATCGCCATGGTTTCCAGGTAATCCTGGTCCATGGCAGCCACGTGtcttctgctctgctgcagcacgCCCACCACCATGTGCCGTTTCAGGAGATGACAGCTGATTTGCCTCCACGTGTGCTTGGGAAAGCACAG CCCAGGTCACCTAGGAGGCCAAGGCGAGCTTCCCGCCCGTGCCACACCCCTGGCCCAGTGCCGGAAAGGCCATACAGCCCTAGGAGGGGTTGCAGTGGGCCACCCGGTGGTGCTCCAGCCAAGCCCCATCAG GAGGTGGGTAGTTTGGAGGTCAAGCCAAAACTGGGCATCCACTACCTGGAGAAAGGACGCACTGCTTCCTCATCACCCCACAGCAATGGTGAGGCAGGAACGCTAGAGCAGCTGTCCAAGCCTGGCCTCACTGGAGAATCCATATACAGGAGGAG AAGAGAGGGCTCCAACCCTCGAAGTGCGATTGAATCCCCAGTAGAACATGGGGACAGGAGCTCCGGAGAGTTCCAGATAAGCACACCTTCAGCCTTCAGCAAGCTGAACCTTCAGAGGAGCTTCAGTCCCCTCATCTTGTCTCAGGGCTCCTGGTCTTCGAG GAGTGCCTCCCCCTGCCTGTCCAGCCGCTCCTCACCTCTGCTTGCTACCCCTCGTAGCCCTTGTCCTGAGGGTCCTCCTGAGCCTTACTCAGAGGGGGCAGAAGTTCAGGTGGCCAACTTGGACTACAGGATGTCCCGCAAAGATTTGCAGCAGACACTGCATGACACGTTCTCCCGATATGGACGG GTGAAGGCCGTGGAGCTCAGCCCCCACACTGACTATCAGCTGAAGGCCACAGTTCAGATGTTGTCCCTGCAGCAAGCCATTAGTGCTGTCAGCGGCCTGCACCGCTACAAGATCGGAGGCAAACGCATCCAGGTGTCTCTGAGCACTGGCGGCAGCAGTAAATCTCTGGCCTTGCTGAG CACAGAGATCATCTGCATTCTCCAAGATGCACCTGCCAATTGCCTTCCTCTGTTTAAGTTTACAGAAATTTACGAGAAAAA GTATTCCCGTAAACTGGTGATCGGGGACGTGTACAGGCTACCAGAGGTGGTTGCAGTGCGGGAACAGGGAGGCTCGAGGCTTGTGTGCCTTTTGCCCAACAACCAAATACGTCAAAGTCCATTAGGATCTTCCCAGTCCCAGGAGGGCTCTTCAGCAAGTGGGAGCCCTGTGGTGTTTGAGGAGCTGGAATATCATGAACCTGTCTGCAGACAGCACTATTCACAGCAGGACTTCAG TGAGGCCGACTTTGACCCAGACTCGTATAAAATCCCATTTGTTGTGATGTCTCTGAGCACCTTAGCATCTGAAGTCcacagtctgctgcagtcacaTGAGGGCACTCTTCCACTGCTCAG TTTCCCCGACTGCTACGCTGCAAAGTTCAGCCCTCTACAGCTGGGCAATGAGACACTGGAGGGTGGTGTTCCTCTGGAGCACCTCATTACCTGTGTTCCTAGCATCACGATAGTCACAGCTCAGAACGGTTTCAAAGTAATCAAGTGGATCCACAACAAACCTCCTGCGCCAAACTCCG AGCCATGGGTTCAGCGCTGCAAGAGTCCAGTCGGCAATCCACAACTCATCCAGTTCAGCAGAGAGATTATTGACCTGCTGAAGAATCAGCCGTCCTGCATCATGCCAATCAGCAAATTCATACCTTCATATCACCATCACTTTGCCAAGCAGTGCCGCGTCTCCGACTACGGCTTCTCCAAGCTGCTGGAGCTTTTAGAGGCCGTGCCACATGTGCTGCAG ATCCTGGGTATGGGTACCAAGCGTTTACTGACTCTGACTCATCGAGCTCAAGTGAAGCGCTTCACCCAGGACCTGCTCAAGCTGTTGAAATTTCAAGCTAGCAAACAAGTGGCGATTAAGGACTTCATGCAGGCATATCATTG GTGCTTCTCCAGAGACTGGCGGGTAGTTGACTATGGGACATGTGACTTGATGGACCTGCTTGCAGAAATTCCTGACACTACTATTACCATCACACACCAGGCCACAGACACGGTCATCTCCGTCCCTAAAAGAG AGCGTACTGTGGAGGAAATGGAGCGCACTAAGCAGTTTGGGAAGGAGGTGGTGGACTTACTTCGTCACCAACCTCACTGTCGAATGCCCTTCAGTAAATTCATACCCACATACCACCACCACTTTGGTCGTCAGTGCAAACTCAGCTACTATGGATTCACCAAGCTCATGGAGCTCTTTGAGGCAATCCCTGAGGTCCTGATG GTCCTGGAGTGTGGCGAGGAGAAAGTGCTGACCCTGACTGAGGTGGAGCGTATCAAAGCTTTGGCTGCTCAACTGGTCAAGCTGCTACGAGCTCAGAAAAACTCCAGTCTCCCTGTCAGCGAGCTGCTCACTGAATACAGCAAGACCTTTGGTTATGGTCTACGCCTGCAAGACTACGACGCAAGCTCACTGCCTGCTCTGCTGACAAAACTCTGCCATGttgtcaag gTGGTGGATGGCTCAGAGGGTCGGGAGGTGCAGCTGATCAACAGAAAGTCTCTGCGCTCGCTGACCTCCCAGCTTTTGGCTCTGCTCATGTCCCAAGAAGATGATCAAGTCACCAGTGGTCtgaaggtggaggagctgaGTCAGCATTACCACACTGTCCACAGAGCCGTCCTGAACCCCTGTGAATATGGTTTCCTCTCCCTCAGCGAGTTGCTCAAGAGCCTTCCATACCTTGTAGAG CTGTACCATGAAGAAAGCGACGAAAACAGCAACACTACTAGTCCTTACGGGGAGGAATGGGTGAGGCTGACCAGGCTTTATCAGTTCGCTCGAAACATACGTGGGCTTCTCCACACCTACCATTACAACCAGATCTTCCTGACGGAGTTCCAAGGGGCTTACAGCAAGTTTTCAGGCTGCAGCCTTGAGCCACGCTCCTATGGATACACCAGCATTGATGAGCTGCTCAGCGCCATTCCACAG GTGGTGTGGATTAAAGGGCACGGTCATAAGAGGATTATCGTTCTGAAGAACGATATGAAAG CAAAGGCAAGCTGTTCGgttcccagcagccctcagCCAGGAACCACAGAGAGCCCGAGAGACAGTCCGATCAGCACTGCAACATCTGGAGCACAGAGTCCAG TTGTGGATGCATCTGCCgagtcagagctgctgtgtctgaCTTCCCCAGTGGACCTGCTATGTGGTCCTGTACCATCCTGCCTACCATCACCTCAGCTGCACCCTGACCCCGTTAGCCTCAAGGATGCGGACCTGATACACTTTGAGGAGAGAACACCTCCACCACTACCACCAATAG AGAGTGCTGAACCTGAGGTGGCAGCTGCAGACAGCACAGCTCACCCACCTGAGCAGCCTGACTCTGCAGCCACCCACACTCCAGCAGCCCCTGATGTGAAGCCCCCTTTGACCACAGAGAGTCCCAACAGAAGAGCCTCACGCAGCAGATTCAGACTGGCTGCCAACTTCTCCTTCACAGCAGGCCTCTAa
- the marf1 gene encoding meiosis regulator and mRNA stability factor 1 isoform X1 has product MDGLEKERSLCSSRPFPWLSPRTEASTLLWKLKDCFSSDETTSPHQTQTESNHMDNRKAVLDLKDVPPPLPPHHASSSHSAQPFSLAPLPLPPPCLPPPPQLTQDSHQQQSSPPPPPQQQHQKGASPKVSICTHCDYCSAASYRSLGGSGVVGSSSSVAGVVSLYMTPDSLGAPSSTSRHGPYSVASSVHQFNHNISCGTGREVYNPLLNLGCKPQLPSSVATSQPLSSHPYLPCCSGLLHTYPAAPLACSQSSPFPSSAPLASSLPSVSNLPAPLHGSCLTSSGFYTCGVDCTPSSRRPQRSILGDHPSTSTITTTTTSAHFCSNPMHLNVERTVCVKGAHFCQECLLKPMNGLTSETDKVWPNVPIPPTAPIPVPVCNGCGTSSDGMAPKSTSLSKSGQKYGSPESSGPENIPPVGVFWDIENCSVPTGRSAGAVVKRIRSRFFQGHREAEFICVCDISKESKAVIQELNNCQVTVAHINATAKNAADDKLRQSLRRFAETHTAPATVVLVSSDVNFASELSDLRYRHGFQVILVHGSHVSSALLQHAHHHVPFQEMTADLPPRVLGKAQPSFNLLYVHNLPLNCDKSLRNAVKLRLRRLSDNCGGKVLGMAQGTAVLRFGSPEAAARARKRMENEDVFGHRISLSFSPRPRDNASPEPELQSYPHRLHQTLPQTYQTQDAMIAPPPSISSFSFLPLEKPRSPRRPRRASRPCHTPGPVPERPYSPRRGCSGPPGGAPAKPHQEVGSLEVKPKLGIHYLEKGRTASSSPHSNGEAGTLEQLSKPGLTGESIYRRRREGSNPRSAIESPVEHGDRSSGEFQISTPSAFSKLNLQRSFSPLILSQGSWSSRSASPCLSSRSSPLLATPRSPCPEGPPEPYSEGAEVQVANLDYRMSRKDLQQTLHDTFSRYGRVKAVELSPHTDYQLKATVQMLSLQQAISAVSGLHRYKIGGKRIQVSLSTGGSSKSLALLSTEIICILQDAPANCLPLFKFTEIYEKKYSRKLVIGDVYRLPEVVAVREQGGSRLVCLLPNNQIRQSPLGSSQSQEGSSASGSPVVFEELEYHEPVCRQHYSQQDFSEADFDPDSYKIPFVVMSLSTLASEVHSLLQSHEGTLPLLSFPDCYAAKFSPLQLGNETLEGGVPLEHLITCVPSITIVTAQNGFKVIKWIHNKPPAPNSEPWVQRCKSPVGNPQLIQFSREIIDLLKNQPSCIMPISKFIPSYHHHFAKQCRVSDYGFSKLLELLEAVPHVLQILGMGTKRLLTLTHRAQVKRFTQDLLKLLKFQASKQVAIKDFMQAYHWCFSRDWRVVDYGTCDLMDLLAEIPDTTITITHQATDTVISVPKRERTVEEMERTKQFGKEVVDLLRHQPHCRMPFSKFIPTYHHHFGRQCKLSYYGFTKLMELFEAIPEVLMVLECGEEKVLTLTEVERIKALAAQLVKLLRAQKNSSLPVSELLTEYSKTFGYGLRLQDYDASSLPALLTKLCHVVKVVDGSEGREVQLINRKSLRSLTSQLLALLMSQEDDQVTSGLKVEELSQHYHTVHRAVLNPCEYGFLSLSELLKSLPYLVELYHEESDENSNTTSPYGEEWVRLTRLYQFARNIRGLLHTYHYNQIFLTEFQGAYSKFSGCSLEPRSYGYTSIDELLSAIPQVVWIKGHGHKRIIVLKNDMKAKASCSVPSSPQPGTTESPRDSPISTATSGAQSPVVDASAESELLCLTSPVDLLCGPVPSCLPSPQLHPDPVSLKDADLIHFEERTPPPLPPIESAEPEVAAADSTAHPPEQPDSAATHTPAAPDVKPPLTTESPNRRASRSRFRLAANFSFTAGL; this is encoded by the exons ATGGACGGACTGGAGAAGGAGAGATCCCTGTGCAGCTCTAGACCTTTTCCATGGCTCAGTCCCAGAACAGAGGCCTCCACCCTGCTGTGGAAACTCAAAGACTGCTTCTCCTCCGATGAAACCACCTCCCCccatcaaacacagacagaa aGCAATCACATGGACAACAGAAAGGCTGTGCTGGACCTAAAAGatgtccctcctcctcttcctccacaccaTGCTTCCTCCTCCCATTCAGCCCAGCCCTTCTCTCTGgcccctctccctctgcctcctccatgcTTGCCTCCACCTCCCCAGCTTACACAAGACTCACACCAGCAACagtcatcaccaccaccaccacctcagcagcagcatcaaaagGGTGCTAGCCCCAAAGTAAGCATTTGCACCCATTGTGATTACTGCAGCGCAGCTAGCTACAGATCTTTAGGTGGCAGTGGTGTTGTTGGTAGCAGTAGCAGCGTTGCTGGCGTTGTCTCGCTTTATATGACTCCAGACTCTCTCGGAGCACCCAGCAGCACTAGCAGGCACGGGCCTTACTCTGTGGCATCATCTGTACACCAGTTTAACCATAACATAAGCTGTGGCACTGGAAGGGAAGTTTACAACCCTTTGCTAAATCTTGGTTGCAAACCACAGCTGCCCTCATCTGTTGCTACCTCTCAGCCTCTTTCATCACACCCCTACCTGCCCTGCTGCTCAGGGCTTCTCCACACCTACCCAGCTGCCCCTCTGGCATGCAGTCAGTCCAGTCCATTTCCCTCTTCAGCACCTCTGGCTTCTTCTCTCCCCTCTGTTTCTAATCTACCTGCACCCTTGCATGGCTCTTGCCTGACCTCCTCTGGCTTTTACACCTGTGGTGTGGACTGCACTCCATCATCCAGAAGACCCCAGAGAAGTATACTTGGTGATCACCCATCCACCTCCACCATTACTACTACAACCACCTCAGCACACTTCTGCTCTAATCCTATGCACCTAAATGTAGAACGCACAGTTTGTGTGAAGGGGGCGCACTTCTGCCAGGAGTGCTTGTTGAAG CCCATGAATGGTTTGACTTCAGAGACGGACAAGGTATGGCCAAATGTTCCTATTCCTCCGACTGCACCCATCCCTGTCCCTGTCTGTAATGGCTGTGGTACTTCCTCTGATGGCATGGCACCCAAGTCAACCAGCCTCAGCAAGTCTGGCCAGAAGTATG GTTCTCCAGAGAGTAGCGGCCCTGAAAACATCCCCCCTGTGGGCGTCTTTTGGGACATTGAGAACTGCAGTGTGCCCACTGGACGCTCTGCTGGAGCTGTGGTCAAACGTATCCGCAGCCGTTTCTTCCAGGGCCACCGTGAAGCGGAATTTATTTGTGTCTGTGACATCAGCAAGGAGAGTAAAGCTGTCATCCAAGAGCTCAACAACTGCCAG GTTACTGTTGCACATATCAATGCCACAGCCAAGAATGCTGCTGATGACAAGCTTCGCCAGAGCCTGAGGCGCTTTGCAGAGACCCACACAGCACCTGCAACCGTTGTGCTAGTATCTT CGGATGTGAATTTCGCGAGTGAGTTGAGTGACCTGCGCTATCGCCATGGTTTCCAGGTAATCCTGGTCCATGGCAGCCACGTGtcttctgctctgctgcagcacgCCCACCACCATGTGCCGTTTCAGGAGATGACAGCTGATTTGCCTCCACGTGTGCTTGGGAAAGCACAG CCCAGTTTCAACCTCCTCTATGTGCACAACCTTCCTCTCAACTGTGACAAGAGCCTGCGGAATGCTGTGAAACTCAGGCTGCGCCGCCTGTCAGACAACTGTGGCGGCAAGGTGTTGGGCATGGCCCAGGGCACCGCAGTCCTCCGTTTTGGCAGCCCAGAGGCAGCTGCACGTGCCCGCAAGCGAATGGAAAATGAGGATGTGTTTGGCCACCGAATCAGCCTCTCATTCTCCCCACGGCCCAGAGACAATGCAAGTCCTGAGCCTGAGCTTCAGTCTTATCCCCATCGCTTGCATCAGACTCTGCCCCAGACCTATCAAACCCAGGATGCCATGATCGCCCCTCCCCCATCCATatcctccttctcttttctGCCCCTGGAGAAGCCCAGGTCACCTAGGAGGCCAAGGCGAGCTTCCCGCCCGTGCCACACCCCTGGCCCAGTGCCGGAAAGGCCATACAGCCCTAGGAGGGGTTGCAGTGGGCCACCCGGTGGTGCTCCAGCCAAGCCCCATCAG GAGGTGGGTAGTTTGGAGGTCAAGCCAAAACTGGGCATCCACTACCTGGAGAAAGGACGCACTGCTTCCTCATCACCCCACAGCAATGGTGAGGCAGGAACGCTAGAGCAGCTGTCCAAGCCTGGCCTCACTGGAGAATCCATATACAGGAGGAG AAGAGAGGGCTCCAACCCTCGAAGTGCGATTGAATCCCCAGTAGAACATGGGGACAGGAGCTCCGGAGAGTTCCAGATAAGCACACCTTCAGCCTTCAGCAAGCTGAACCTTCAGAGGAGCTTCAGTCCCCTCATCTTGTCTCAGGGCTCCTGGTCTTCGAG GAGTGCCTCCCCCTGCCTGTCCAGCCGCTCCTCACCTCTGCTTGCTACCCCTCGTAGCCCTTGTCCTGAGGGTCCTCCTGAGCCTTACTCAGAGGGGGCAGAAGTTCAGGTGGCCAACTTGGACTACAGGATGTCCCGCAAAGATTTGCAGCAGACACTGCATGACACGTTCTCCCGATATGGACGG GTGAAGGCCGTGGAGCTCAGCCCCCACACTGACTATCAGCTGAAGGCCACAGTTCAGATGTTGTCCCTGCAGCAAGCCATTAGTGCTGTCAGCGGCCTGCACCGCTACAAGATCGGAGGCAAACGCATCCAGGTGTCTCTGAGCACTGGCGGCAGCAGTAAATCTCTGGCCTTGCTGAG CACAGAGATCATCTGCATTCTCCAAGATGCACCTGCCAATTGCCTTCCTCTGTTTAAGTTTACAGAAATTTACGAGAAAAA GTATTCCCGTAAACTGGTGATCGGGGACGTGTACAGGCTACCAGAGGTGGTTGCAGTGCGGGAACAGGGAGGCTCGAGGCTTGTGTGCCTTTTGCCCAACAACCAAATACGTCAAAGTCCATTAGGATCTTCCCAGTCCCAGGAGGGCTCTTCAGCAAGTGGGAGCCCTGTGGTGTTTGAGGAGCTGGAATATCATGAACCTGTCTGCAGACAGCACTATTCACAGCAGGACTTCAG TGAGGCCGACTTTGACCCAGACTCGTATAAAATCCCATTTGTTGTGATGTCTCTGAGCACCTTAGCATCTGAAGTCcacagtctgctgcagtcacaTGAGGGCACTCTTCCACTGCTCAG TTTCCCCGACTGCTACGCTGCAAAGTTCAGCCCTCTACAGCTGGGCAATGAGACACTGGAGGGTGGTGTTCCTCTGGAGCACCTCATTACCTGTGTTCCTAGCATCACGATAGTCACAGCTCAGAACGGTTTCAAAGTAATCAAGTGGATCCACAACAAACCTCCTGCGCCAAACTCCG AGCCATGGGTTCAGCGCTGCAAGAGTCCAGTCGGCAATCCACAACTCATCCAGTTCAGCAGAGAGATTATTGACCTGCTGAAGAATCAGCCGTCCTGCATCATGCCAATCAGCAAATTCATACCTTCATATCACCATCACTTTGCCAAGCAGTGCCGCGTCTCCGACTACGGCTTCTCCAAGCTGCTGGAGCTTTTAGAGGCCGTGCCACATGTGCTGCAG ATCCTGGGTATGGGTACCAAGCGTTTACTGACTCTGACTCATCGAGCTCAAGTGAAGCGCTTCACCCAGGACCTGCTCAAGCTGTTGAAATTTCAAGCTAGCAAACAAGTGGCGATTAAGGACTTCATGCAGGCATATCATTG GTGCTTCTCCAGAGACTGGCGGGTAGTTGACTATGGGACATGTGACTTGATGGACCTGCTTGCAGAAATTCCTGACACTACTATTACCATCACACACCAGGCCACAGACACGGTCATCTCCGTCCCTAAAAGAG AGCGTACTGTGGAGGAAATGGAGCGCACTAAGCAGTTTGGGAAGGAGGTGGTGGACTTACTTCGTCACCAACCTCACTGTCGAATGCCCTTCAGTAAATTCATACCCACATACCACCACCACTTTGGTCGTCAGTGCAAACTCAGCTACTATGGATTCACCAAGCTCATGGAGCTCTTTGAGGCAATCCCTGAGGTCCTGATG GTCCTGGAGTGTGGCGAGGAGAAAGTGCTGACCCTGACTGAGGTGGAGCGTATCAAAGCTTTGGCTGCTCAACTGGTCAAGCTGCTACGAGCTCAGAAAAACTCCAGTCTCCCTGTCAGCGAGCTGCTCACTGAATACAGCAAGACCTTTGGTTATGGTCTACGCCTGCAAGACTACGACGCAAGCTCACTGCCTGCTCTGCTGACAAAACTCTGCCATGttgtcaag gTGGTGGATGGCTCAGAGGGTCGGGAGGTGCAGCTGATCAACAGAAAGTCTCTGCGCTCGCTGACCTCCCAGCTTTTGGCTCTGCTCATGTCCCAAGAAGATGATCAAGTCACCAGTGGTCtgaaggtggaggagctgaGTCAGCATTACCACACTGTCCACAGAGCCGTCCTGAACCCCTGTGAATATGGTTTCCTCTCCCTCAGCGAGTTGCTCAAGAGCCTTCCATACCTTGTAGAG CTGTACCATGAAGAAAGCGACGAAAACAGCAACACTACTAGTCCTTACGGGGAGGAATGGGTGAGGCTGACCAGGCTTTATCAGTTCGCTCGAAACATACGTGGGCTTCTCCACACCTACCATTACAACCAGATCTTCCTGACGGAGTTCCAAGGGGCTTACAGCAAGTTTTCAGGCTGCAGCCTTGAGCCACGCTCCTATGGATACACCAGCATTGATGAGCTGCTCAGCGCCATTCCACAG GTGGTGTGGATTAAAGGGCACGGTCATAAGAGGATTATCGTTCTGAAGAACGATATGAAAG CAAAGGCAAGCTGTTCGgttcccagcagccctcagCCAGGAACCACAGAGAGCCCGAGAGACAGTCCGATCAGCACTGCAACATCTGGAGCACAGAGTCCAG TTGTGGATGCATCTGCCgagtcagagctgctgtgtctgaCTTCCCCAGTGGACCTGCTATGTGGTCCTGTACCATCCTGCCTACCATCACCTCAGCTGCACCCTGACCCCGTTAGCCTCAAGGATGCGGACCTGATACACTTTGAGGAGAGAACACCTCCACCACTACCACCAATAG AGAGTGCTGAACCTGAGGTGGCAGCTGCAGACAGCACAGCTCACCCACCTGAGCAGCCTGACTCTGCAGCCACCCACACTCCAGCAGCCCCTGATGTGAAGCCCCCTTTGACCACAGAGAGTCCCAACAGAAGAGCCTCACGCAGCAGATTCAGACTGGCTGCCAACTTCTCCTTCACAGCAGGCCTCTAa